A window from Streptomyces sp. NBC_00299 encodes these proteins:
- a CDS encoding DUF6458 family protein: MGLGGCIILIAAGAILTFATDWEMEGVNLDLVGIILMIVGLIGVTTFSSIARRKRVVVPPTTPVVGQEPQHRRDGYSDGYGV; encoded by the coding sequence ATGGGCCTCGGCGGGTGCATCATCCTCATCGCCGCAGGAGCCATCCTCACGTTTGCAACGGACTGGGAGATGGAGGGGGTCAATCTCGACCTGGTCGGGATCATCCTCATGATCGTGGGGCTCATCGGCGTCACGACGTTCAGCAGCATCGCCCGGCGCAAGCGCGTGGTGGTACCGCCGACGACACCGGTCGTCGGCCAGGAGCCCCAGCATCGGAGGGACGGCTACAGCGACGGTTACGGCGTCTGA